Proteins encoded together in one Pseudomonas sp. Seg1 window:
- the hscB gene encoding co-chaperone HscB — MGIPCHFALFELQPSFRLDLEQLATRYRELARGVHPDRFADASEREQRSALEQSARLNDAYQTLKSPAQRARYLLTISGHEVPMEVTVHDPEFLLQQMQWREELEDLQDSADLDGVAVFKRRLKVAQEELNESFAACWDDAAQREQAERLMRRMQFLDKLTYEVRQLEERLDD; from the coding sequence GTGGGTATTCCTTGTCATTTCGCTTTATTCGAGCTGCAACCGAGCTTCCGTCTGGATCTCGAGCAGTTGGCCACGCGCTATCGTGAGTTGGCGCGCGGCGTTCATCCTGATCGCTTTGCCGACGCTTCCGAGCGTGAGCAGCGTTCGGCACTCGAGCAGTCTGCGCGCCTCAACGACGCTTATCAGACGCTCAAGAGTCCGGCCCAGCGTGCACGCTACCTGCTGACCATCAGCGGGCATGAAGTGCCGATGGAAGTCACGGTCCATGACCCCGAGTTTCTTCTGCAGCAGATGCAATGGCGCGAAGAGCTCGAAGACCTCCAGGACAGCGCCGACCTCGACGGTGTCGCGGTATTCAAGCGTCGCTTGAAAGTGGCTCAGGAAGAACTCAACGAAAGCTTCGCGGCCTGTTGGGATGATGCAGCGCAACGTGAACAGGCCGAACGCCTGATGCGGCGCATGCAGTTCCTCGACAAGCTCACCTACGAAGTGCGCCAGTTAGAAGAGCGCCTCGACGATTAA
- a CDS encoding IscS subfamily cysteine desulfurase, giving the protein MKLPIYLDYSATTPVDPRVAQKMSECLLVDGNFGNPASRSHVFGWKAEESVENARRQVADLVNADPREIVWTSGATESDNLAIKGAAHFYASKGKHLITTKIEHKAVLDTMRQLEREGFEVTYLEPQTDGLITPAMIEAALREDTILVSVMHVNNEIGTVNDIAAIGELLRSKGILFHVDAAQSTGKVEIDLQKLKVDMMSFSAHKTYGPKGIGALYVSRKPRVRIEATMHGGGHERGMRSGTLATHQIVGMGEAFRVAKEDMAAENVRIKALSDRFYKQVEHLEELYVNGSLTARVPHNLNLSFNYVEGESLIMALKDLAVSSGSACTSASLEPSYVLRALGRNDELAHSSIRFTFGRFTTEEEIDYAAQKVCEAVTKLRALSPLWDMYKDGVDISKIEWAAH; this is encoded by the coding sequence ATGAAATTGCCGATTTACCTTGATTACTCTGCGACCACCCCGGTCGATCCGCGCGTTGCGCAAAAAATGAGCGAATGCCTGCTGGTCGATGGAAACTTCGGTAACCCGGCGTCCCGTTCCCACGTGTTCGGCTGGAAAGCTGAAGAGTCCGTCGAAAACGCCCGTCGTCAGGTGGCCGATCTGGTCAATGCCGATCCGCGCGAAATCGTCTGGACTTCCGGTGCCACCGAGTCCGACAACCTGGCAATCAAGGGTGCGGCACATTTCTACGCCTCCAAGGGCAAACACCTGATCACCACCAAGATTGAGCACAAGGCTGTCCTCGACACCATGCGCCAACTGGAGCGTGAAGGTTTCGAAGTGACCTACCTCGAGCCTCAGACTGACGGTCTGATCACCCCGGCAATGATCGAAGCTGCATTGCGCGAAGACACCATCCTGGTGTCGGTCATGCATGTGAACAACGAAATCGGCACCGTCAACGACATCGCCGCCATCGGCGAGCTGCTGCGTTCGAAAGGCATCCTGTTCCACGTCGACGCCGCTCAGTCCACTGGCAAGGTCGAGATCGACCTGCAGAAGCTGAAAGTCGACATGATGTCCTTCTCTGCTCACAAAACCTACGGCCCTAAAGGCATCGGCGCGCTGTACGTCAGCCGCAAGCCGCGTGTGCGCATCGAAGCGACCATGCACGGCGGCGGTCACGAGCGTGGCATGCGTTCCGGCACCCTGGCGACTCACCAGATCGTCGGCATGGGTGAAGCATTCCGTGTAGCCAAGGAAGACATGGCTGCCGAAAACGTCCGCATCAAAGCCTTGAGCGACCGTTTCTACAAGCAGGTCGAGCATCTGGAAGAGCTGTACGTCAACGGCAGCCTGACCGCCCGCGTTCCGCACAACCTGAACCTGAGCTTCAACTACGTTGAAGGCGAGTCGCTGATCATGGCACTCAAGGATCTGGCGGTATCGTCCGGTTCGGCGTGCACCTCGGCATCGTTGGAGCCTTCGTACGTATTGCGTGCCCTGGGCCGCAACGACGAACTGGCACACAGCTCGATCCGCTTCACCTTCGGCCGCTTCACCACCGAAGAAGAAATCGATTACGCCGCGCAGAAAGTTTGCGAGGCCGTTACCAAGCTGCGCGCTCTGTCGCCGCTGTGGGACATGTACAAAGACGGCGTCGATATCTCGAAGATCGAGTGGGCGGCACACTAA
- the iscR gene encoding Fe-S cluster assembly transcriptional regulator IscR → MRLTTKGRYAVTAMLDLALHAQHGPVSLADISERQGISLSYLEQLFAKLRRSNLVSSVRGPGGGYQLSRDMQGIQVAQVIDAVNESVDATKCQGQGDCHSGDTCLTHHLWCDLSLQIHEFLSGISLADLVTRREVQEVAQRQDQRRCNSKAPRLEKIEASAVE, encoded by the coding sequence ATGCGACTGACTACAAAAGGCCGATACGCCGTGACCGCCATGCTTGACCTGGCGTTGCACGCGCAGCACGGGCCCGTGTCCCTGGCCGATATCTCCGAGCGCCAAGGCATCTCCCTGTCCTATCTCGAACAGCTTTTCGCCAAGCTGCGCCGCAGTAACCTGGTTTCCAGTGTTCGCGGCCCCGGTGGTGGTTACCAGCTGTCTCGCGACATGCAGGGCATCCAGGTGGCGCAAGTGATCGATGCGGTCAACGAATCGGTCGATGCGACCAAGTGCCAGGGCCAGGGCGATTGCCATTCCGGCGACACCTGCCTGACCCATCATCTGTGGTGCGACTTGAGCCTGCAGATTCACGAATTTCTAAGTGGTATCAGCTTGGCTGATCTTGTGACTCGCCGTGAGGTGCAAGAAGTAGCCCAGCGTCAGGACCAGCGCCGTTGCAACAGCAAGGCGCCACGCCTGGAGAAGATTGAAGCGTCCGCCGTCGAATGA
- the iscA gene encoding iron-sulfur cluster assembly protein IscA gives MAISMTEAAARHVRRSLDGRGKGEGIRLGVRTTGCSGLAYVLEFVDEVVAEDQVFESHGEKVIIDPKSLAYLDGTELDFVKEGLNEGFKFNNPNVRGECGCGESFNI, from the coding sequence ATGGCTATCAGCATGACAGAAGCGGCTGCTCGACACGTGCGGCGCTCCCTCGACGGGCGCGGCAAAGGTGAAGGGATTCGTCTGGGTGTTCGCACCACAGGCTGTTCCGGCCTTGCCTACGTGCTGGAGTTTGTCGACGAGGTGGTTGCAGAGGATCAGGTGTTCGAGAGTCACGGCGAAAAAGTGATCATCGACCCGAAAAGCCTCGCCTACCTGGACGGCACCGAGCTCGATTTCGTCAAGGAAGGGTTGAACGAAGGCTTCAAGTTCAACAATCCCAACGTTCGCGGTGAATGTGGCTGCGGCGAAAGCTTCAATATCTGA
- the iscU gene encoding Fe-S cluster assembly scaffold IscU has translation MAYSEKVIDHYENPRNVGKMNAEDPDVGTGMVGAPACGDVMRLQIKVNDQGVIEDAKFKTYGCGSAIASSSLATEWMKGKTLDEAETIKNTQLAEELALPPVKIHCSVLAEDAIKAAVRDYKQKKGLI, from the coding sequence ATGGCTTACAGCGAAAAGGTCATCGACCACTACGAAAACCCGCGCAACGTCGGCAAGATGAACGCGGAAGATCCTGATGTCGGCACCGGCATGGTTGGCGCACCAGCGTGCGGCGACGTGATGCGTCTGCAGATCAAGGTCAACGATCAGGGCGTTATCGAAGACGCCAAGTTCAAGACCTACGGCTGCGGTTCCGCCATCGCCTCCAGCTCCCTCGCCACCGAGTGGATGAAGGGCAAGACTCTGGATGAAGCGGAAACCATCAAGAACACTCAGCTGGCCGAAGAACTGGCCTTGCCGCCAGTGAAAATTCACTGCTCGGTACTCGCTGAAGACGCTATCAAGGCGGCTGTTCGCGATTACAAGCAGAAGAAAGGCTTGATCTAA